The following are encoded together in the Tribolium castaneum strain GA2 chromosome 3, icTriCast1.1, whole genome shotgun sequence genome:
- the LOC135265626 gene encoding senecionine N-oxygenase-like encodes MLVAVIGAGAAGLASARHLSSQKIKCEVFEMTAELGGTWVYTDKVGTDCYGYPIHTAMYKNLRINLPKEASGFPDFPIPEEGESYVSQEVVLRFLNGYADHFKLRQFIKFNHVVAEIRPFGNKWEVKALNKITQQTTIKVYDSVMVCNGHYNSPICPTLQEIKKFNGRIIHSYNYRANTPYKNQRVLIIGGGPSGLDIGSQISEVAKQVVISHRKKLPNGEFPPNVIKKPEVLEVNNEGQVEFVDGTTFAFDSILYCTGYKYNFSFLHDDCRVTVEEFYHVKRLYKHMIHIEKPTMCFIGIPFNVCAFQMMDIQARFYCQYLNGTMELPPKELMYKEVEEDLAIRKAKGYSKSQMHKLARDQQTYFDSLAVSAKITSVLPVMCKIWNHVETSILSDFGSFRKQNFTVLNDESFVVECHTV; translated from the exons atgctaGTCGCGGTTATTGGCGCCGGTGCTGCAGGTCTCGCATCTGCAAGACATCTTTCATCCCAAAAAATCAAGTGTGAAGTGTTTGAAATGACAGCTGAATTAGGTGGTACTTGGGTTTACACCGATAAGGTGGGAACGGACTGTTACGGGTATCCCATACACACAGCCatgtataaaaatttaag gATAAATTTGCCAAAGGAAGCCTCGGGTTTTCCAGATTTTCCAATTCCAGAAGAGGGTGAATCTTATGTGTCACAGGAAGTTGTTCTACGTTTCCTGAACGGTTATGCGGATCACTTTAAATTAAGACAATTTATAAAA TTCAACCACGTAGTCGCTGAAATTCGCCCATTTGGCAATAAGTGGGAAGTGAAAGCACTAAATAAAATCACCCAACAGACAACCATAAAAGTTTATGACAGTGTTATGGTCTGTAACGGCCACTACAACTCACCGATTTGTCCAACCTTGCAAGAgatcaaaaaattcaatggGCGCATCATCCATAGCTACAATTATCGAGCAAACACCCCGTATAAAAATCAAAGAGTATTGATAATAGGTGGGGGACCATCGGGCCTCGATATTGGTTCCCAAATTTCAGAAGTGGCAAAACAAGTCGTAATAAGTCaccgaaaaaaattaccaaatggTGAATTTCCACCCAATGTGATAAAAAAGCCTGAAGTCCTCGAAGTCAACAACGAAGGACAGGTCGAGTTTGTTGATGGGACTACTTTTGCGTTTGATAGTATTTTATATTGCACGGGATATAAGTACAACTTTTCCTTTCTCCATGACGATTGTAGGGTTACAGTTGAGGAATTCTATCACGTTAAACGCCTCTACAAACACATGATACACATTGAGAAACCCACAATGTGTTTTATTGGCATTCCGTTTAATGTTTGTGCGTTTCAAATGATGGATATTcaa GCACGTTTTTATTGCCAATATCTCAACGGGACGATGGAGTTGCCACCTAAAGAGTTAATGTATAAAGAGGTCGAAGAGGATTTAGCTATTCGCAAAGCTAAAGGTTACTCCAAAAGCCAAATGCATAAACTGGCAAGAGACCAACAAACGTATTTCGACAGTTTGGCGGTTAGTGCAAAAATCACGTCTGTGCTTCCGGTGATGTGCAAAATATGGAACCACGTTGAAACAAGTATTTTAAGTGATTTTGGAAGTTTCAGGAAACAAAACTTCACTGTTCTCAATGATGAGTCTTTTGTTGTAGAGTGTCATACAGTTTAG
- the TfIIEbeta gene encoding general transcription factor IIE subunit 2 — MDPALLKERELFKKRALTTPTVERKKTDSRPEPTRDDSKRFKSSSSSTPKLDINTYKTATGSSQYRFGVLAKIVKHMRKRHQEGETYPLTLEEILDETNQLDVGNKVKQWLQTEALVDNPKIEVTPDGKFLFKAPYKLKDRKSLLKLLKQQDLKGLGGVLLDDVQESLPHCEKALKILQNQNEIIFITRPIDKKKVLFYNDRTATLPIDEEFQKLWRSVAVDAMDDAKIDEYLEKQGIRSMQDHGPKKPIAPKRHKTSQRKKTFKKPRDNEHLADVLETYSDNTLTQKNSV, encoded by the exons ATGGACCCCGCCTTACTAAAAGAAAgagaattattcaaaaaacgtGCACTTACAACTCCTAC TGTAGAAAGAAAAAAGACTGATTCAAGACCAGAACCAACTCGCGATGATAGCAAAAGGTTTAAGTCTTCTAGTAGTAGCACCCCTAAACTTGATATCAACAC atacaaAACAGCAACAGGAAGTTCGCAATATCGATTCGGTGTTCTCGCTAAAATCGTGAAACATATGAGGAAGAGACACCAAGAAGGTGAAACATATCCACTCACATTAGAGGAAATTTTAGACGAAACTAATCAATTAGACGTAGGGAATAAAGTCAAGCAA TGGCTGCAAACCGAAGCGTTAGTCGATAATCCTAAAATTGAGGTCACTCCTGacggaaaatttttattcaaagctcCATATAAACTTAAAGACAGGAAAAGCTTACTGAAACTATTGAAACAACAAGATTTGAAAGGGTTAGGCGGTGTGTTGTTAGACGACGTGCAAGAGTCGTTACCACACTGCGAAAAGGCTTTGAAG ATTCTCCAAAACCAAAACGAGATCATTTTTATAACTCGACCAATAGACAAGAAAAAAGTTCTCTTTTACAACGATAGGACCGCCACTTTGCCTATTGATGAAGAGTTTCAAAAACTTTGGCGTTCTGTGGCCGTGGACGCTATGGACGATGCAAAAATAGACGAATATTTAGAGAAACAGGGAATTAGATCAATGCAGGATCATGGGCCTAAGAAGCCAATCGCTCCAAAGAGGCACAAAACGAGCCAGCGCAAGAAAACGTTCAAGAAACCACGAGATAATGAACATTTGGCCGATGTTCTTGAAACCTACTCAGATAACACACTTACTCAGAAGAATTCTGTATAA